The following proteins come from a genomic window of Novosphingobium aromaticivorans DSM 12444:
- a CDS encoding amidase — MRRLVRLGWVIPVLVAASPATASQGVSADLDRIARIDDSGPRLNAVVTINPDARKMEEAARKVRGPLAGRTLLIKDNIETADPMATTAGSLALKDNVTGRDAPLVARLRSAGVVILGKTNLSEWANIRSSASSSGWSAVGGQTKNPHALDRSPCGSSSGSGAAVAAGLAWGAIGTETDGSITCPASVNGIVGFKPTVGMVSRTHVVPISHSQDTAGPMTRSVRDAALLMNALVGSDPQDAATAEADRRKVDFSAGLETASLNGVRIGVLRKQAGAHPGVVTLFDNALADLARAGARLVEIDYSPPPEMGRDELTVLLFELREDLGAYLRSLPGEPPVRSLADVIAFNKANGAELRWFGQDTFEQAEATTDRAAYETARANSLRLAGAEGIDRLLKENDVAFLVAPTAGPAWPIDLVTGDHFLDVGAGSLAAIAGYPHLSVPMGAVEGLPVGLSIMGAKWDDARVLKAGAAYERARSVAVPTPRLKRWGE, encoded by the coding sequence TGCGGCTTCACCGGCCACCGCATCGCAGGGCGTGAGCGCCGACCTCGACCGCATCGCGCGCATCGACGACTCCGGGCCGAGGCTGAATGCCGTGGTCACGATCAACCCCGACGCGCGAAAGATGGAGGAGGCGGCGCGCAAGGTTCGCGGCCCACTGGCGGGCCGGACCCTGCTGATAAAGGACAACATCGAAACGGCCGACCCGATGGCGACGACCGCCGGCAGCCTTGCCCTGAAGGACAACGTCACCGGACGGGACGCCCCGCTGGTGGCCCGCCTGCGCAGCGCGGGCGTCGTGATCCTGGGGAAGACGAACCTGTCCGAATGGGCCAACATCCGCTCCTCCGCCTCATCGAGCGGCTGGAGCGCTGTCGGCGGGCAGACGAAGAACCCGCACGCACTTGACCGCAGCCCGTGCGGATCGTCCTCGGGAAGCGGAGCAGCCGTGGCGGCGGGCCTCGCCTGGGGTGCCATCGGAACGGAAACGGACGGGTCGATCACCTGCCCGGCTTCGGTCAACGGCATCGTCGGCTTCAAGCCGACGGTGGGCATGGTCAGCCGCACCCACGTAGTTCCAATCAGCCACAGCCAGGACACCGCAGGGCCGATGACACGAAGCGTGCGGGATGCCGCGCTGCTGATGAATGCACTGGTCGGCAGCGATCCGCAGGACGCCGCGACGGCGGAGGCAGACCGGCGAAAGGTGGACTTTAGCGCCGGCCTGGAAACCGCGAGCCTGAACGGCGTGCGGATCGGCGTGCTGCGCAAGCAGGCTGGCGCGCACCCGGGCGTCGTGACCCTGTTCGACAATGCACTGGCCGACCTTGCCCGGGCAGGCGCGCGGCTGGTCGAGATCGACTACTCTCCGCCGCCGGAAATGGGACGCGACGAACTGACGGTATTGCTGTTCGAACTGCGCGAGGATCTGGGCGCATACTTGCGCTCGCTTCCGGGCGAGCCGCCCGTGCGCAGCCTTGCCGACGTAATCGCCTTCAACAAGGCGAATGGCGCCGAGTTGCGCTGGTTCGGGCAGGACACGTTCGAACAGGCCGAAGCGACGACCGACCGCGCTGCCTATGAAACGGCACGCGCCAATTCGCTGCGCTTGGCGGGCGCGGAAGGGATCGACCGGTTGCTGAAGGAAAACGACGTCGCTTTCCTCGTCGCGCCGACGGCTGGTCCTGCCTGGCCGATCGACCTCGTGACGGGAGACCACTTCCTGGACGTGGGCGCGGGCAGCCTTGCCGCGATTGCCGGCTACCCTCACCTGTCCGTGCCGATGGGCGCGGTGGAAGGCCTGCCGGTGGGCCTTTCGATCATGGGGGCGAAGTGGGACGACGCGCGGGTGCTGAAGGCAGGTGCGGCCTACGAACGGGCGCGCAGCGTTGCAGTACCCACGCCGCGTCTCAAACGCTGGGGCGAATGA
- a CDS encoding SPOR domain-containing protein gives MAVAATPARADVKAGVDAWSRGDHAGAVKEWLGPAARGDADAQFNMGQAYKLGKGVTQDLKRAEAWYRKAAEQGHIKAGDTLGLLLFQENRKAEALPYLTASAYRGEPRAMYILGIAHFNGDTVGKDWVRAYALMSRSAATGLDQATRGLATMDEIIPLDQRQLAMSLATELEQKAQANRAREFAAADLGVKAGAPAPMRPQQAPAPLQRAELPPSTPSVAAPVTAGADFADPVPIPTPRRVAASQAKPDAPREAAPPAARAKPAAPTQPRKAAPSASAPKADGNWRIQFGAFGVKSNADALWAKVRNRAEVAGHARIDLPAGGVSRLLAGGYTESQADKACAALKAGGFSCLVVKP, from the coding sequence ATGGCCGTCGCCGCAACGCCTGCCCGCGCCGATGTGAAGGCTGGCGTCGACGCGTGGTCGCGCGGCGATCACGCCGGCGCGGTCAAGGAATGGCTCGGCCCGGCAGCCAGGGGCGATGCCGATGCGCAGTTCAACATGGGTCAGGCCTACAAGCTCGGGAAGGGCGTGACGCAGGACCTGAAGCGCGCGGAAGCGTGGTATCGCAAGGCGGCCGAACAGGGGCACATCAAGGCGGGAGACACGCTCGGCCTCCTGCTCTTCCAGGAAAACCGCAAGGCCGAAGCCCTGCCCTACCTGACGGCCTCGGCCTACCGGGGGGAGCCGCGCGCGATGTACATTCTGGGCATCGCCCACTTCAACGGGGACACTGTCGGCAAGGACTGGGTGCGCGCCTATGCGTTGATGAGCCGCTCGGCCGCGACCGGGCTCGACCAGGCGACGCGCGGATTGGCCACGATGGACGAGATCATCCCGCTCGACCAACGCCAGTTGGCGATGTCGCTGGCCACGGAGCTGGAACAGAAGGCGCAGGCGAACCGGGCAAGGGAATTTGCCGCAGCCGATCTTGGCGTGAAAGCAGGTGCGCCCGCGCCAATGCGCCCGCAGCAGGCACCTGCTCCGCTCCAGCGCGCGGAACTTCCGCCGTCAACGCCTTCGGTCGCCGCTCCCGTCACGGCGGGCGCCGACTTTGCCGATCCGGTTCCGATACCGACGCCCCGTCGCGTTGCCGCGAGCCAGGCCAAGCCGGATGCCCCGCGCGAAGCCGCGCCACCCGCCGCAAGGGCAAAGCCCGCCGCGCCCACGCAACCCAGGAAGGCCGCACCCTCCGCTTCAGCACCCAAGGCAGACGGCAACTGGCGCATCCAGTTCGGCGCATTCGGAGTGAAGAGCAACGCCGACGCCCTGTGGGCGAAAGTGAGGAATCGCGCCGAAGTCGCAGGGCATGCCCGGATCGATCTGCCCGCAGGCGGCGTATCGCGTCTTCTGGCGGGCGGCTACACCGAGAGCCAGGCCGACAAGGCCTGCGCCGCGCTCAAGGCTGGCGGCTTCAGTTGCCTGGTGGTAAAGCCCTGA
- the sppA gene encoding signal peptide peptidase SppA, with product MSFARSVWKILVAIKDGLVLLFLLLFFAGLYAVLAMRPAPGMVREGALYLPLEGRVVEEATEISPADFLTGQTPAPEYVERDLTRAIEAAATDKRIKAVVLDLESFGGGSAVHLSSIGAAMDRVRAARKPVFVRSLIYTDDAMQLAAHASEAWVDPMGGVAITGPGGTMLFYKGLIDKLKANVHIFKVGTYKSAVEPYMRAQSSPEAREAMQAVYGAIWQNWQDEVRKARPKADLALATTDPAKWVADNGGDAAQAALKSGLIDRVGDRIAFGKRVAEVVGADDQGPLGSFKATELPVYLADKPAAKDGSAIAVVTVAGEIVDGDAGPGVAGGDRIADLIDGVTQADDYAGLVLRVDSPGGSVMASERIRAAVERVRAKGLPVAVSMGSVAASGGYWVSTPAQRIFAEPSTITGSIGVFAVLPTFEQTLPQYGVTTEQVRTTPLSGQPDLLGGLNPQVSALMQGQVEQTYTRFLGLVAKARGKSPADIDRIAQGRIWDGGTARQLGLVDQFGGLDDAVAWVAKQAKADKWHAEYVEDEPSPVAQFLRQMETGEAPEARAHDLAGALAAQQQGLVARMQADLLRLIEGGGIKAYCLECASDDRGTANMRQRKADLGLLAWLGRLVA from the coding sequence ATGAGCTTTGCCCGTTCCGTGTGGAAGATCCTCGTCGCCATCAAGGACGGTCTCGTCCTCCTGTTCCTGCTGCTGTTCTTTGCGGGCCTATATGCCGTGCTCGCGATGCGCCCCGCGCCCGGCATGGTGCGCGAAGGGGCGCTCTACCTGCCGCTCGAAGGCCGCGTAGTGGAAGAGGCGACCGAAATCTCGCCCGCCGACTTCCTGACCGGCCAGACCCCGGCGCCGGAATATGTCGAACGCGACCTGACCCGTGCGATCGAGGCTGCCGCCACGGACAAGCGCATCAAGGCCGTGGTACTCGATCTCGAATCCTTCGGCGGCGGCTCTGCCGTCCATCTTTCAAGCATCGGCGCCGCGATGGACAGGGTCCGCGCCGCCAGGAAGCCGGTCTTCGTTCGCTCGCTCATCTATACCGACGATGCGATGCAACTGGCCGCACATGCGTCGGAAGCGTGGGTCGATCCGATGGGCGGCGTCGCGATCACCGGGCCGGGCGGCACGATGCTGTTCTATAAGGGGCTGATCGACAAGCTGAAGGCCAACGTCCACATCTTCAAGGTCGGCACCTACAAGAGCGCGGTCGAACCCTACATGCGCGCGCAATCCTCGCCCGAGGCGCGCGAGGCGATGCAGGCGGTCTATGGCGCGATCTGGCAGAACTGGCAGGACGAAGTGCGCAAGGCCCGGCCCAAGGCCGACCTTGCCCTCGCGACGACCGACCCGGCGAAGTGGGTCGCAGACAATGGCGGCGATGCCGCGCAGGCCGCGCTGAAATCCGGCCTCATCGACCGCGTCGGTGACCGCATCGCTTTCGGTAAGCGCGTGGCCGAGGTTGTCGGCGCGGACGATCAGGGACCGCTGGGTTCGTTCAAGGCGACCGAGCTTCCTGTCTATCTGGCCGACAAGCCCGCCGCCAAGGACGGCAGTGCTATCGCGGTGGTGACCGTGGCCGGCGAGATCGTCGATGGTGATGCCGGACCCGGCGTTGCGGGCGGCGACCGTATCGCGGACCTCATCGACGGCGTGACACAGGCCGACGACTACGCCGGCCTCGTGCTGCGCGTCGATTCGCCCGGCGGCTCGGTCATGGCCTCGGAACGCATCCGGGCGGCGGTGGAGCGGGTCAGGGCCAAGGGCCTGCCGGTGGCGGTTTCGATGGGCAGCGTCGCGGCCAGCGGCGGCTACTGGGTTTCGACGCCCGCGCAGCGCATCTTTGCAGAGCCCAGCACGATCACTGGTTCGATCGGCGTGTTCGCCGTCCTGCCGACGTTCGAGCAGACCCTGCCGCAGTATGGGGTGACGACCGAACAGGTCCGCACCACCCCGCTTTCCGGCCAGCCCGATCTCCTCGGTGGTCTCAACCCTCAGGTCTCGGCGCTCATGCAGGGGCAGGTCGAACAGACCTACACCCGCTTCCTCGGCCTCGTCGCCAAGGCGCGCGGCAAATCCCCTGCCGACATCGACAGGATCGCGCAGGGACGCATCTGGGACGGCGGTACTGCACGCCAATTGGGCCTGGTCGACCAGTTCGGCGGGCTGGACGACGCGGTCGCATGGGTCGCCAAGCAGGCCAAGGCCGACAAGTGGCACGCCGAATACGTCGAGGACGAACCCAGCCCTGTCGCCCAGTTCCTCCGCCAGATGGAAACCGGCGAGGCACCCGAGGCAAGAGCGCACGATCTTGCAGGCGCGCTGGCAGCGCAGCAGCAGGGCCTTGTCGCGCGCATGCAGGCGGACCTGCTGCGGCTGATCGAAGGCGGCGGGATCAAGGCTTATTGCCTGGAGTGTGCAAGCGATGATCGGGGCACCGCGAATATGCGGCAGCGGAAGGCCGATTTGGGGCTTCTGGCCTGGCTCGGACGGCTGGTTGCCTGA
- a CDS encoding ParA family protein — MRVLALASQKGGSGKTTLSGHLAVQAQRAGAGPVVLIDIDPQGSLSDWWNEREAEYPAFAQTTVARLAADLAILRQQGFKLAVIDTPPAITMAIQSVISVAELVVVPTRPSPHDLRAVGATVDLCDRAGKPLIFVVNAATPKARITSEAAVALSQHGTVAPVTLHHRTDFAASMIDGRTVMEVDPGSKSAAEVAALWTYISERLEKNFRRTVFAVPQQAAAIPMPGTHRPAGGFGRRVVGS; from the coding sequence TTGCGCGTACTGGCATTGGCATCGCAAAAGGGTGGCTCGGGCAAGACCACATTGTCCGGTCATCTTGCCGTGCAGGCCCAGCGGGCCGGGGCCGGACCGGTCGTGCTGATCGACATCGACCCCCAGGGTTCGCTGTCCGACTGGTGGAACGAGCGCGAGGCCGAGTACCCCGCATTCGCCCAGACGACCGTTGCGCGACTCGCAGCCGATCTCGCGATCCTGCGCCAGCAGGGCTTCAAGCTGGCCGTCATCGATACGCCCCCGGCCATCACCATGGCGATCCAGTCGGTGATCTCGGTTGCCGAACTTGTCGTCGTGCCGACCCGCCCCAGCCCCCACGACCTCCGCGCCGTAGGCGCGACGGTCGATCTCTGCGATCGCGCGGGCAAGCCGCTGATCTTCGTGGTCAACGCCGCCACGCCGAAGGCGCGGATCACCTCCGAGGCAGCAGTCGCATTGTCGCAGCACGGTACCGTGGCGCCGGTCACGCTTCATCACCGCACCGATTTCGCGGCGTCGATGATCGATGGCCGCACCGTGATGGAGGTCGATCCGGGCAGCAAGTCGGCAGCCGAAGTCGCGGCGCTGTGGACCTACATTTCCGAGCGTCTCGAAAAGAACTTCCGCCGCACCGTGTTCGCCGTGCCGCAACAGGCAGCGGCCATTCCGATGCCCGGCACCCATCGCCCGGCTGGCGGCTTCGGCCGCCGCGTCGTAGGTTCCTGA
- a CDS encoding aspartate carbamoyltransferase catalytic subunit: MQSQNTPAAGRYPAGGLAFPHRDLTGIGQLARHEILYLLDEAEQWVELNRQSQKTTDLLNGLTIINAFFENSTRTLLSFEIAGKRLGADVVNMHAATSSVKKGETLIDTAMTLNAMRADAIVIRHASSGAVRLIAEKVDCPVLNAGDGQHEHPTQALLDALTMRHAMKLPAGSDLNGLKVTICGDILHSRVARSNILSLTALGAEVRVCAPPALMPAEIEAMGVTPFHDFDAALKGANIVMMLRLQQERMSGQFIPSPREYRHLYGLTPERLARAEADAFVMHPGPMNRGIEIDSTVADHPTRSLITRQVEMGVAIRMACLEVLTRRARRTPGWEAEGASA; encoded by the coding sequence ATGCAAAGCCAGAACACCCCAGCAGCGGGCCGCTATCCAGCGGGCGGCCTCGCCTTCCCGCACCGTGACCTGACCGGCATCGGCCAGCTTGCGCGCCACGAGATTCTCTACCTCCTCGACGAGGCGGAACAGTGGGTGGAACTGAACCGGCAGAGCCAGAAGACGACCGATCTTCTCAACGGCCTGACGATTATCAACGCCTTCTTCGAGAACTCGACCCGCACGCTGCTGAGCTTCGAGATCGCGGGCAAAAGGCTGGGCGCGGACGTGGTCAACATGCACGCCGCCACCAGCAGCGTGAAGAAGGGCGAAACGCTGATCGACACGGCGATGACGCTCAATGCCATGCGCGCGGACGCAATCGTCATCCGTCACGCCAGTTCGGGCGCGGTGCGCCTCATCGCGGAAAAGGTGGACTGCCCGGTGCTGAATGCCGGCGACGGACAGCACGAGCACCCGACGCAGGCCCTGCTCGATGCGCTGACGATGCGCCATGCGATGAAGCTGCCCGCAGGATCGGACCTCAATGGTCTGAAAGTGACGATCTGCGGGGACATCCTGCACAGCCGCGTGGCGCGATCCAACATTCTGAGCCTGACCGCCCTGGGCGCGGAAGTCCGCGTATGCGCGCCTCCCGCGCTGATGCCGGCCGAGATCGAGGCAATGGGCGTGACGCCCTTCCACGACTTCGACGCGGCGCTCAAAGGGGCCAACATCGTGATGATGCTGCGCCTTCAGCAGGAGCGCATGTCGGGACAGTTCATCCCCTCCCCGCGCGAGTATCGCCACCTCTACGGGTTGACGCCCGAACGGCTGGCCAGGGCGGAGGCCGACGCTTTCGTGATGCATCCCGGGCCGATGAACCGCGGCATAGAGATCGATTCGACCGTGGCGGACCATCCCACGCGCAGCCTGATCACGCGGCAGGTCGAAATGGGTGTTGCCATCCGCATGGCCTGCCTCGAGGTGCTGACGCGGCGGGCACGGCGCACCCCGGGCTGGGAAGCGGAAGGAGCCTCGGCATGA
- a CDS encoding SPOR domain-containing protein, translated as MTIQFPAFVPSRTARLIVSTALAAGVLTGCAAGGARPDKFASSARTALAKGSASGAIGNAEKAVLADPRNPAYRVLLGNAYLKAGRFESARQAYDEAMDLGEDSSRTALSLALADIALGRNAEAIDTLNSYRESIAASDYGLALALAGQPAQGVSVLSEALRGGENTAKVRQNLALAYALAGRWREARTMAAQDVPADQLGDRMEQWAVMGQPERTRERVAGLLEVPLRGDSGQPAALALANFPAVEQLAAEAATRAEPADQPAAAAAPALAEASVRELPPVEPSVTPEPAVADSSSQPRQAQLALIDVPPSRSNPVAPRVHLAVPTKVATTPKAAAPAPRGTHLVQLGSFSSAEGARRAWRHFTTRNPELRGYGNVTTQVTVGGRQFWRVQAAGFAGYGSASSMCGAVRSRGGACMVLRGAAPALPGQQRAAETRMAKR; from the coding sequence ATGACCATCCAGTTCCCTGCCTTCGTCCCTAGCCGCACCGCCCGGCTGATCGTCTCGACCGCGCTTGCCGCAGGTGTCCTCACCGGGTGTGCCGCCGGGGGGGCGCGTCCGGACAAGTTCGCGTCGTCCGCGCGGACCGCGCTTGCCAAGGGCAGCGCGAGCGGCGCCATCGGCAACGCAGAAAAGGCCGTGCTCGCCGATCCGCGCAATCCGGCCTACCGTGTCCTGCTCGGCAATGCCTACCTCAAGGCCGGACGCTTCGAATCGGCGCGGCAGGCCTATGACGAGGCGATGGACCTCGGCGAGGATTCCAGCCGCACCGCGCTGAGCCTCGCGCTGGCGGACATCGCGCTTGGTCGCAATGCCGAGGCGATCGACACGCTGAACTCCTATCGCGAAAGCATCGCCGCTTCCGACTACGGTCTCGCCCTCGCGCTTGCCGGGCAGCCGGCGCAAGGCGTGTCGGTCCTGTCCGAGGCGCTGCGTGGTGGCGAAAACACCGCCAAGGTCCGCCAGAACCTGGCCCTGGCCTATGCGCTCGCAGGGCGCTGGCGCGAAGCGCGGACCATGGCCGCGCAGGATGTGCCCGCAGACCAGCTTGGCGACCGCATGGAACAGTGGGCCGTGATGGGGCAGCCAGAGCGCACCCGCGAACGCGTTGCCGGCCTGCTCGAGGTGCCCCTGCGGGGCGACTCCGGCCAGCCCGCCGCACTGGCGCTTGCCAATTTCCCGGCCGTCGAGCAACTCGCGGCCGAGGCCGCGACGCGCGCCGAGCCTGCTGACCAGCCTGCCGCCGCCGCAGCCCCCGCGCTTGCCGAAGCGTCGGTCCGCGAATTGCCGCCGGTCGAGCCGTCGGTAACGCCGGAACCTGCCGTCGCCGATTCCTCGTCGCAGCCCAGGCAGGCGCAGCTCGCCCTGATCGACGTGCCGCCTTCGCGCTCGAACCCGGTCGCGCCGCGCGTTCACCTGGCCGTACCCACCAAGGTCGCCACCACGCCCAAGGCTGCCGCTCCCGCACCAAGGGGGACGCATCTCGTCCAGCTCGGCTCCTTCTCCAGCGCCGAAGGCGCGCGCCGTGCATGGCGCCACTTCACCACGCGCAATCCGGAGCTGCGCGGCTATGGCAACGTCACGACCCAGGTCACGGTGGGCGGGCGCCAGTTCTGGCGCGTTCAGGCTGCCGGATTTGCGGGCTATGGCTCGGCGAGTTCGATGTGCGGCGCAGTCCGCTCGCGCGGCGGGGCGTGCATGGTCCTTCGCGGCGCCGCACCTGCGCTGCCTGGGCAGCAGCGCGCCGCTGAAACGCGCATGGCCAAGCGCTAG
- the tig gene encoding trigger factor, whose protein sequence is MQIVETTNEGLKRAYTVTIPAADIAARVEGEIKKIAPQVRMPGFRPGKVPANLVRKMHGPALHQEALQTTIREAMDKLVADNKLRPAMQPAVSLGEGYDEGKDAELTVELEVLPQIEAPSLDGLKLEKLVVPVTEAEVDEAVARIGQGQKSFTDAKKGAKAKDGDQIIIDFLGKVDGVAFEGGAAEDTPLELGAGRFIPGFEEQLVGVKVGDEKTITVTFPEDYPAENLKGKEATFDITVKAVKNAGEFEANDEFAKMLGLESLEQLKTLLRGQLEQETAGLTRTQMKRALLDQLAAGHDFAVPPSMVEAEFEQIWAQLQQEAQREENPEEALKEIEAEKDDYRKIAERRVRLGLLLSEIGQANGVQVTSQEMEMLIRQAAQQYREQDRQRFVDYVRSEPLAAAQLRAPLYEDKVVDFLFDKAEVTEREVTREELQAAIEAEEGAAAEAKPAKKAPAKKKAAKEEAPAEEAAAEEKPKKAAPKKKAAAADEAPAAEEAPAAKKKAPAKKKAEG, encoded by the coding sequence ATGCAGATCGTCGAAACCACCAACGAGGGCCTGAAGCGCGCCTACACTGTCACCATCCCCGCGGCCGACATCGCCGCCCGGGTCGAGGGTGAAATCAAGAAGATCGCGCCGCAGGTGCGCATGCCCGGCTTCCGCCCCGGCAAGGTTCCCGCCAACCTCGTCCGCAAGATGCACGGCCCGGCGCTCCACCAGGAAGCGCTGCAGACCACCATCCGCGAAGCGATGGACAAGCTGGTTGCCGACAACAAGCTGCGTCCCGCGATGCAGCCTGCCGTCTCGCTCGGCGAAGGCTATGACGAAGGCAAGGACGCCGAGCTGACCGTCGAGCTCGAAGTCCTGCCCCAGATCGAAGCGCCTTCGCTTGATGGCTTGAAGCTCGAGAAGCTCGTCGTTCCCGTCACCGAAGCCGAAGTCGACGAAGCCGTCGCCCGCATCGGCCAGGGCCAGAAGTCCTTCACCGACGCCAAGAAGGGCGCGAAGGCCAAGGACGGTGACCAGATCATCATCGACTTCCTCGGCAAGGTCGATGGCGTTGCCTTCGAAGGCGGCGCTGCCGAAGACACCCCGCTGGAACTCGGCGCGGGCCGCTTCATCCCCGGCTTCGAGGAACAGCTCGTCGGCGTGAAGGTCGGTGACGAGAAGACCATCACCGTCACTTTCCCCGAAGACTATCCGGCCGAAAACCTCAAGGGCAAGGAAGCCACCTTCGACATCACCGTCAAGGCGGTGAAGAACGCTGGTGAATTCGAAGCCAACGACGAATTCGCCAAGATGCTCGGCCTTGAAAGCCTCGAGCAGCTCAAGACCCTGCTGCGCGGCCAGCTCGAGCAGGAAACTGCCGGCCTGACCCGCACCCAGATGAAGCGCGCCCTGCTTGACCAGCTCGCCGCCGGCCACGACTTCGCCGTGCCGCCCTCGATGGTCGAAGCCGAGTTCGAGCAGATCTGGGCCCAGCTCCAGCAGGAAGCCCAGCGCGAAGAGAACCCGGAAGAGGCCCTGAAGGAAATCGAGGCCGAGAAGGACGATTACCGCAAGATCGCCGAACGTCGCGTGCGTCTCGGCCTGCTCCTGTCGGAAATCGGCCAGGCCAACGGGGTCCAGGTCACCAGCCAGGAAATGGAAATGCTGATCCGCCAGGCGGCGCAGCAGTACCGCGAACAGGACCGCCAGCGCTTTGTCGACTACGTGCGTTCCGAACCCCTTGCTGCCGCCCAGCTTCGCGCACCGCTCTACGAGGACAAGGTCGTCGACTTCCTGTTCGACAAGGCCGAAGTGACCGAGCGTGAAGTGACCCGCGAGGAACTCCAGGCCGCGATCGAGGCCGAGGAAGGCGCCGCCGCCGAAGCCAAGCCCGCCAAGAAGGCTCCGGCCAAGAAGAAGGCCGCCAAGGAAGAGGCTCCGGCCGAGGAAGCTGCCGCCGAGGAGAAGCCCAAGAAGGCCGCTCCGAAGAAGAAGGCCGCTGCGGCTGACGAAGCCCCTGCCGCCGAGGAAGCTCCGGCTGCCAAGAAGAAGGCGCCGGCCAAGAAAAAGGCCGAAGGCTGA
- a CDS encoding dihydroorotase, which yields MIAQPLTIIGGRLVPGSGEPVAGNLRCEGGRIVALGDVAPQDGDTVFDAGGALVAPGLVDLGVFAVDKPAFHFGGITRAALMPDQAPPLDHPARVRFAAQSGKPDMWVHPLAAATRGLEGTELAELALMRDAGAKAVSTGRAWIGDSGVMLRLLRYCAMLRLVVVTHAEDAAITGSAVATAGEVATRLGLPSAPAEAEALAVARDIALAEMSGCHVHFRQVTTAQALDLVRTAKARGVRVTAGVTPAHFVLSDLELVGFRTFCRLSPPLRSDADRKAVIAAIADGTIDVIASGHDPRGPEDKRLPFADAEPGMAGAETLLPLTLTLVRDGVIDLARAFELLAGNPARLLGVDAGRLETGAEADIAIVDPARPWIVNSGKMAASAGNTPFDRRPVEGRVTALFKGGKQVH from the coding sequence ATGATCGCGCAGCCTCTCACGATCATAGGCGGCCGGCTGGTGCCGGGCTCGGGCGAGCCGGTCGCCGGGAACCTGCGCTGCGAGGGCGGACGCATCGTCGCGCTGGGCGATGTGGCGCCGCAGGACGGCGACACGGTGTTCGACGCCGGGGGCGCGCTGGTCGCGCCGGGGCTGGTGGACCTCGGCGTCTTCGCGGTCGACAAGCCCGCGTTCCATTTCGGCGGGATCACGCGCGCGGCGCTCATGCCCGACCAGGCGCCGCCGCTCGACCATCCGGCGCGGGTGCGCTTCGCCGCACAGTCGGGCAAGCCGGACATGTGGGTCCACCCGCTGGCCGCCGCAACGCGCGGGCTGGAAGGAACGGAGTTGGCCGAACTGGCGCTGATGCGCGACGCGGGCGCCAAGGCTGTCTCCACCGGACGGGCATGGATCGGCGATTCAGGCGTGATGCTGCGCCTGCTGCGCTACTGCGCGATGCTGAGGCTGGTCGTGGTCACGCATGCAGAGGATGCGGCGATAACCGGATCGGCCGTCGCGACGGCAGGCGAGGTGGCGACGCGACTCGGCCTGCCGAGCGCGCCGGCCGAGGCCGAAGCGCTGGCCGTGGCTCGCGACATCGCGCTTGCCGAAATGTCGGGCTGCCACGTCCATTTCCGGCAGGTGACGACGGCGCAGGCGCTGGATCTCGTGCGGACGGCCAAGGCGCGCGGCGTGCGCGTGACGGCAGGGGTCACGCCTGCGCACTTCGTCCTTTCCGATCTCGAACTCGTCGGCTTCCGCACCTTCTGCCGTCTCTCGCCGCCGCTGCGCTCGGACGCGGATCGCAAGGCCGTGATCGCGGCGATTGCCGATGGCACCATCGACGTCATCGCATCGGGTCACGACCCGCGCGGGCCGGAAGACAAGCGCCTCCCCTTTGCCGACGCGGAGCCCGGCATGGCGGGCGCCGAAACGCTCCTGCCGCTTACCTTGACGCTCGTGCGCGACGGCGTGATCGATCTGGCACGCGCGTTCGAGCTGCTCGCCGGAAACCCGGCGCGGCTACTGGGGGTCGATGCCGGACGACTCGAGACAGGGGCCGAGGCCGACATCGCGATCGTCGATCCGGCGCGGCCGTGGATCGTCAATTCGGGCAAGATGGCCGCCAGCGCCGGAAACACCCCGTTCGACCGACGACCCGTCGAAGGCCGGGTCACCGCGCTGTTCAAGGGCGGCAAGCAGGTCCACTGA